The Aspergillus nidulans FGSC A4 chromosome VIII genome contains the following window.
GCTGAAGCGCACCAACTGCCGGAGGTAGTCGTTCCAAGCTCCTCTCAGGTCCGGAGATCTGTTCATTTTCGCGGCATACGCCGGGGGAGCGACCTGATTCCCCAACTCGCAAGCCTCTGCTCTAGAGACCCGTAGCCACGAGTCAGCAATGACATTGAGAAGAGTGCCTGTGAACATGACATTCTGTAAACCCGTGTCGAATCTATTTGGACATGACTGGCAGCGAATAACGGACTGAGCGGTTTTGGCGGATATATATAGAGAGCAGATTGTGTGTTGGGATATAGGGAAGGGTTTGAGGGATGAAAGATGGCTAAGACAAAGGTAAAGATATGAGAGACATGAGCATTCTTGATCAGGTGATGAATCTGTTGACGGCATTATAGGAGGGGTAAGCCCTGGCGGCATTATGAAAGGTTTaggcgctgctgcagagacgCTGGAGAAATCTGGCCAGGGAgtggttgttgctgggatcgAACTCATGCTTTCATTAGGCGCTAGCTGCCATGTATGGCGGTGATCTTCATCAGTCGATAGTCGGTAGGGAAAGCTATATGGTGATAGGTGAGTTGATGAAAGTATCTGCGGCTCCTCTGACACATCCGCGATTGCTGCTCCAAAATCAGGCACATGGGCTATTTGGGAATTGGCCCAAGGGTCATTGTCGGGGATGTTAAGTAGCGATATGTCGTCATTGTCCTCCCGTAACCGTTTCTTTGGTGGTCGCCCCATTTGCTTCTGCACTGAGTAATGGCAGCTGAGGGACTGCTTGATGCAACGGCTGCATCCTGAGATTTCACCGGAGCATTTGAGTTTTCGCTTCCCTTTACAAGTATGAGAGTTAGCCGTATTAAGAAAGGAAATACGCCATGGTAAGGATAAACCCACTGCACTCATCGCACGCCGCATGTCGCTTTACAGGCTGTGAAGCGGCGGTAGGAGTATCTTGGAGCATTGAGCCGCTTGTGGAGGTGGGGTGTGACTGTCCCCACTGGTAAGCTTCGTACTGCATTTCGCCTCAAATTATGTTTGCATCCAGACAGTACTACATAGATAGGGAGGCGGCAGAATTAGATATATTTTTATAAGGAGAGGCAAGAGAGAAAGCGATGTGTCAGCCCAGGTTGAACATGGCCCCCATGAAAATCCAAACAGGAAGGCGGTATTAGACCATTGTCACGTGGGCGGTCGGCCTCCTGCCGACATATCAGGAAAAAAAATCTCAGAAATGGAGCTGGTGAGTCCAGACCAAACTTGTGGCTGCGAACACCGAATTTCAACGTTTAGTTGCCTCCGATGGCCGCCTTAAAAGCttcgaagaaaagaaaggcggTGACGCGTGacgtggaggaggaagcaggAGTCTTCTCTGGTGATGAGCTGAGTTCCAAGGACTTGGACGGCGCCCTTTCGGACAATGCGCACGACCTTTTGAGTGACGAGGACGCTAGTGATTCTGAGATCGAGCTTATCGATGATTACTCCAGtagtgaagaagaggacgacgaggagcttgaTAGTGACGAGATTCCgtcagagggagaagacgaaggtgTGGTAAAGAAAAAGTCAACTGCGGTGCTTGACCTAGATGGGCTTGAAGATAGAGAAGAATCGACtaaggaggaggaggaggaggagcaattGAACTATCGCATTGAGAAGGATGCGAATGGAAATGACCGCTACGTCTACGATGAGATTAACCCAGACGACAATTCCGACTACTCGGATGTGGACGAAAATTCAAACACAATTGGCAACATTCCGTTGTCGTTCTACGATCAATACCCCCATATTGGCTATGACATTAATGGCAAGAAGATCCTTCGCCCTGCTAAGGGAGAGGCCCTTGATGCGTTGCTCGACAGTATCGAAATTCCCAAAGGTTGGACCGGTCTCACTGATCCCTCAACCGGAAAACCGTTGGAACTGAGCCAAGAcgagctggaattgctgCGCAAAGTGCAGATGAACGAAATTCCAGATGAAGAATACAACCCATACGAACCTCTGACAGAATGGTTTACGACTGAGAAAGAAATTATGCCTCTTAGTGCTGCTCCTGAACCGAAGCGTCGATTTGTACCGTCAAAGCATGAAGCCAAACGCGTCATGAAAATTGTGAAGGCAATCAGAGAGGGCCGCATCTTACCATTCAAGCCCCAAACacaagaagatgaagaagacaaggacGTCATAAAGTACGACCTCTGGGCTGATGAGGCTGAGCGACCTGATCATCCTATGCATGTCCCGGCTCCCAAGCTTCCCCCACCAGGGTATGAGGAGAGCTACCACCCACCGCCCGAATATTTACCCGACAAGAAGGAACGAAAAGCATGGGAGGATGCAGACCCCGAAGACAGAGAGCGGGAGTTCCTTCCTCAGGACTTTGGTTCCCTTCGCAGGGTGCCTGGCTACGAGAACTTTGTCAAAGAAAAGTTTGAAAGATGTTTGGATCTTTACTTGGCACCTCGAGTTCGGAGGAGCAAGTTGAATATTGATCCCGAGAGTCTGCTCCCCAAACTTCCTAGCCCAGAGGAGTTGAAGCCATTCCCGACCGCATGCGCAGCCGTCTTCAGAGGGCACAAAGGCCGTGTGCGCAGCCTGGCTGTTGACCCTACTGGTATTTGGCTTGCTACTGGTGGAGATGACGGTACTGTCAGGGTTTGGGAGCTAATTACTGGCCGTCAGTTATGGAGTGTCAAACTGGGTGAAGATGAGCCGGTGAACGTCGTCCGCTGGCGTCCGGGCAAGGATGCTGTTatccttgctgctgctgcaggcgACGACATATTCCTCGCAGTGCCGCCTATTGCTGATCCCGAGACAGAGAAAGCCAGTCTTGACCTACTGGACGCTGGCTGGGGTTATGCTGCCTCGAAGCCCGCCCCAAAGCCCgcagacgaggagaagaagagcacaCCTCCTCAGTGGATACGGCCTtcagcagccctggcagaCTCCGGTGTATGTGTGGTTATTCCTCTTCGTTACATCGCCAAAACAATTTCATGGCACCGCCGCGGAGATTATTTCGTCACAGTCTGTTCCGGCGCCTCGACGCCCGCCTCGGTTGCTATCGCGATCCACACCGTCTCCAAGCATCTTACCCAGTATCCCTTCCGTCGACGTATTAAGGGTGGTGGCCCCCCACAAACAGCCCATTTCCACCCGTCTAAGCCaatcctcttcgtcgccaACCAGCGTACAATCCGTGCCTATGATCTTTCCCGCCAACTCCTCGTCAAGATCGTCCAGCCCGGTGCCCGCTGGATCTCCTCATTCGACATTCACCCGACATCCGCTACCGCCGCGGGAGGTGACAACCTCATTGTCGGTTCTTACGACCGCCGCCTCCTCTGGCACGATCTCGAGCTCTCTCAACGTCCCTATAAAA
Protein-coding sequences here:
- a CDS encoding Zn(II)2Cys6 transcription factor rglT (transcript_id=CADANIAT00001243), which encodes MQYEAYQWGQSHPTSTSGSMLQDTPTAASQPVKRHAACDECRKRKLKCSGEISGCSRCIKQSLSCHYSVQKQMGRPPKKRLREDNDDISLLNIPDNDPWANSQIAHVPDFGAAIADVSEEPQILSSTHLSPYSFPYRLSTDEDHRHTWQLAPNESMSSIPATTTPWPDFSSVSAAAPKPFIMPPGLTPPIMPSTDSSPDQECSCLSYLYLCLSHLSSLKPFPISQHTICSLYISAKTAQSVIRCQSCPNRFDTGLQNVMFTGTLLNVIADSWLRVSRAEACELGNQVAPPAYAAKMNRSPDLRGAWNDYLRQLVRFSVIRGPMDIDAQTPCAQQAPSVLDLVEEMEARQRRWHESPDSHPLPPDQRLNIPSDQNCLNRDEQDLLCIRVAKSARNVIAKFGFQSDEYPESVPSLSPDSSISP
- the erb1 gene encoding ribosome biogenesis protein ERB1 (transcript_id=CADANIAT00001244) is translated as MELLPPMAALKASKKRKAVTRDVEEEAGVFSGDELSSKDLDGALSDNAHDLLSDEDASDSEIELIDDYSSSEEEDDEELDSDEIPSEGEDEGVVKKKSTAVLDLDGLEDREESTKEEEEEEQLNYRIEKDANGNDRYVYDEINPDDNSDYSDVDENSNTIGNIPLSFYDQYPHIGYDINGKKILRPAKGEALDALLDSIEIPKGWTGLTDPSTGKPLELSQDELELLRKVQMNEIPDEEYNPYEPLTEWFTTEKEIMPLSAAPEPKRRFVPSKHEAKRVMKIVKAIREGRILPFKPQTQEDEEDKDVIKYDLWADEAERPDHPMHVPAPKLPPPGYEESYHPPPEYLPDKKERKAWEDADPEDREREFLPQDFGSLRRVPGYENFVKEKFERCLDLYLAPRVRRSKLNIDPESLLPKLPSPEELKPFPTACAAVFRGHKGRVRSLAVDPTGIWLATGGDDGTVRVWELITGRQLWSVKLGEDEPVNVVRWRPGKDAVILAAAAGDDIFLAVPPIADPETEKASLDLLDAGWGYAASKPAPKPADEEKKSTPPQWIRPSAALADSGVCVVIPLRYIAKTISWHRRGDYFVTVCSGASTPASVAIAIHTVSKHLTQYPFRRRIKGGGPPQTAHFHPSKPILFVANQRTIRAYDLSRQLLVKIVQPGARWISSFDIHPTSATAAGGDNLIVGSYDRRLLWHDLELSQRPYKTLRYHRKAIRAVKFHPGGRYPLFADASDDGSLQIFHGNVTGDMLSNATIVPLKVLRGHKITGELGVLDIDWHPREAWCVSAGADGTCRLWM